From Bosea sp. NBC_00550, the proteins below share one genomic window:
- a CDS encoding OmpA family protein, whose product MATQGAQRFEDIRSRREERREGDVTIIREPGRTIIRDDDGRAIIRRDEDQRFRDLGWQGRSERRGDENRMVFERPDGTRIVTVTDEEGRLIRRTRIDRDNREVIIIDNTLRDRPGRFADDVVVLPAPPLPIPRERYIVDADQADEALIYETITAPPIAAIPRRYTLDEVRYSPDLRARMRSVDIDTITFDTGSWQIAPEQAQRLSVIADSVRRALQRAPNEVFLVEGHTDAVGADVDNLSLSDRRAQSVAEILTRDFQIPPENLTTQGYGEQYLKINTQDAARENRRVTLRRITPLLSGQNQ is encoded by the coding sequence ATGGCGACGCAGGGCGCGCAGCGCTTCGAGGATATCCGCAGCCGCCGCGAGGAGCGCCGCGAGGGTGACGTCACCATCATCCGCGAGCCCGGCCGCACCATCATCCGCGACGATGACGGCCGCGCCATCATCCGCCGCGACGAGGATCAGCGTTTCCGCGATCTCGGTTGGCAGGGCCGCTCCGAGCGCCGCGGCGACGAGAACCGCATGGTCTTCGAGCGCCCCGACGGCACGCGCATCGTCACCGTCACGGACGAGGAGGGCCGTCTGATCCGCCGCACCCGCATCGACCGCGACAATCGCGAGGTGATCATCATCGACAACACGCTGCGCGACCGTCCCGGCCGTTTCGCCGACGATGTCGTCGTGCTGCCGGCGCCGCCGCTGCCGATCCCGCGCGAGCGCTATATCGTCGATGCCGATCAGGCCGACGAGGCGCTGATCTACGAGACGATCACGGCGCCGCCGATCGCCGCGATCCCGCGTCGCTACACGCTGGACGAGGTCCGCTACTCGCCGGATCTGCGCGCCCGCATGCGCAGCGTCGACATCGACACGATCACCTTCGACACCGGTTCCTGGCAGATCGCGCCCGAACAGGCGCAGCGCCTGTCCGTGATCGCGGACTCCGTCCGGCGCGCCCTGCAGCGCGCGCCCAACGAGGTCTTCCTCGTCGAGGGACATACCGACGCCGTCGGCGCCGATGTCGATAATCTCTCGCTCTCGGATCGCCGCGCGCAGTCCGTCGCCGAGATCCTGACGCGCGATTTCCAGATCCCGCCGGAGAACCTGACGACGCAGGGCTATGGCGAGCAGTATCTGAAGATCAACACGCAGGACGCGGCACGCGAGAACCGGCGCGTGACGCTGCGGCGCATCACGCCGCTGCTCAGCGGCCAGAACCAGTGA
- a CDS encoding polysaccharide deacetylase family protein produces MSESELLPWQWPEEVWRGKVERVRAGRNLKPARWKNGARCAVALSFDVDHETNELRDGGKSVGRLSWGQYGNRVGIPRILDLLKKQDIQASFFVPAVTALLYPDEQRRIVGEGHEIGLHGWIHEVNTAVPPADERELHLRSADTLEKITGVRPVGMRTPSWDFSEVTLAVERELGLLYDSSLFADDDPYEIVEKGEATGMVELPVEWIRDDAVYFNMNRFQALRPYTPPEAVFDIFRREFEGAYADGGLFLLTMHPHVITYRSRLWILEELIQLAKAKGDCWFASHAEIAAYVKAQAGL; encoded by the coding sequence ATGTCCGAATCCGAACTCCTGCCCTGGCAATGGCCGGAAGAGGTCTGGCGCGGCAAGGTCGAGCGCGTGCGCGCCGGCCGCAACCTCAAGCCCGCCAGATGGAAGAACGGCGCCCGCTGCGCCGTAGCGCTCTCCTTCGACGTCGACCACGAGACCAACGAACTGCGCGACGGCGGCAAATCGGTCGGGCGTCTCTCCTGGGGGCAGTACGGCAATCGCGTCGGCATCCCGCGCATTCTGGACCTGTTGAAGAAACAGGACATCCAGGCGAGCTTCTTCGTGCCGGCCGTCACGGCGCTGCTCTATCCCGATGAGCAGCGCCGCATCGTCGGCGAAGGCCATGAGATCGGCCTCCATGGCTGGATTCACGAGGTGAACACGGCGGTGCCGCCGGCGGATGAGCGCGAACTGCACCTGCGCTCGGCCGATACGCTGGAGAAGATCACCGGCGTCAGGCCGGTCGGCATGCGCACACCGTCCTGGGATTTCTCGGAGGTGACGCTCGCCGTCGAGCGTGAGCTTGGCCTGCTCTACGATTCCTCGCTCTTCGCAGACGACGACCCCTACGAGATCGTCGAGAAGGGCGAGGCGACCGGTATGGTCGAATTGCCGGTCGAGTGGATTCGCGACGACGCGGTCTACTTCAACATGAACCGCTTTCAGGCGCTTCGGCCCTATACGCCACCCGAAGCGGTCTTCGATATCTTCCGCCGCGAATTCGAGGGAGCTTATGCCGATGGCGGGCTCTTTCTGCTGACCATGCATCCGCATGTCATCACCTATCGCTCGCGCCTCTGGATCCTCGAGGAGCTGATCCAGCTCGCCAAGGCGAAGGGCGATTGCTGGTTCGCGAGCCATGCCGAGATCGCGGCCTATGTGAAGGCGCAGGCTGGTCTCTGA
- a CDS encoding dipeptide ABC transporter ATP-binding protein, with protein sequence MSEAPLLQVSDLATQFQTRAGVVKAVDGVSFALKRGEVMGLVGESGSGKSITGFSIIGLIDPPGRVEGGSVKLEGRELVGLSPSELRKIRGKQISMVFQDPMMTLNPMLTIGVQIRLALEAHETVSGGEARRRAVAALAQVRIPDAEGKVDFYPHQFSGGMRQRVAIAIALLHRPKLIICDEPTTALDVSVQAEILAEMKELVAELGTALIWISHDLAVVASLADHVCVMRHGRIVEAGPTLDVLTHPQHPYTRGLLDALPSRSEPGALLAGGAGSDVAPPPRMAKDAAPAARDAAHYVRIEHVAKRFEQTPGLFRKLAQKAGLSRAPVAVQAVDDVTLVLRRGEALGLVGESGSGKSTLGRVAAGIYAPDTGRVAIDDAPVMSAGTHPHKITTRVQTIFQDPFASLNPRMTVGDSIAEGPLTHGLIGRGQAKEYVRQWLAAVGLDPAFAVRYPHQFSGGQRQRVAIARALAMQPDVVVCDEPVASLDVSIQAQIINLLIRLRQELDLTLIFISHDLSVVRHLCDRVAIMYRGKIVESGPASDVYDNPQHDYTKRLLAAVPVLPVA encoded by the coding sequence ATGAGCGAAGCGCCTCTCCTTCAGGTCAGCGATCTCGCCACCCAGTTCCAAACCCGGGCCGGCGTGGTGAAGGCGGTCGATGGCGTCTCCTTCGCGCTGAAGCGTGGCGAGGTGATGGGTCTCGTCGGCGAGTCCGGCTCCGGCAAGAGCATCACCGGCTTCTCGATCATCGGGCTGATCGACCCGCCCGGCCGTGTCGAGGGCGGCTCGGTGAAGCTGGAGGGGCGCGAACTCGTCGGGCTGTCCCCTTCGGAACTGCGCAAGATTCGCGGCAAGCAGATCTCGATGGTCTTCCAGGACCCGATGATGACGCTGAACCCGATGCTGACCATCGGCGTGCAGATCAGGCTCGCTCTGGAAGCGCATGAGACGGTCTCGGGAGGCGAGGCGCGCCGTCGCGCGGTGGCCGCATTGGCGCAGGTCCGCATTCCAGATGCCGAGGGCAAGGTCGATTTCTACCCGCACCAGTTTTCCGGCGGCATGCGCCAGCGCGTCGCCATCGCGATTGCGCTGCTGCACCGGCCGAAGCTGATCATCTGCGACGAGCCGACCACCGCGCTCGATGTCTCCGTCCAGGCCGAGATTCTCGCGGAGATGAAGGAGCTGGTCGCCGAGCTCGGCACGGCGCTGATCTGGATCAGCCACGACCTCGCCGTCGTCGCCTCGCTCGCCGACCATGTCTGCGTCATGCGCCACGGCAGGATCGTCGAGGCCGGCCCGACGCTCGACGTGCTAACCCACCCGCAGCATCCCTATACGCGGGGGCTGCTCGACGCGCTGCCCTCCCGCTCCGAGCCCGGCGCGCTGCTGGCCGGCGGCGCCGGTTCCGACGTAGCTCCGCCGCCGCGCATGGCGAAGGATGCAGCGCCGGCGGCGAGGGACGCGGCGCATTATGTTCGCATCGAGCATGTCGCCAAGCGCTTCGAGCAGACGCCGGGACTGTTCCGCAAGCTGGCGCAGAAGGCCGGCCTCTCCAGAGCGCCTGTCGCGGTGCAGGCGGTCGACGACGTCACGCTGGTCCTGAGGCGCGGCGAGGCGCTCGGCCTCGTCGGCGAATCCGGCTCCGGCAAGTCGACACTTGGGCGCGTGGCGGCCGGCATCTATGCGCCCGATACCGGCCGCGTCGCGATCGACGATGCTCCGGTGATGAGCGCGGGCACGCATCCTCACAAGATCACGACGCGCGTCCAGACCATCTTTCAGGACCCTTTCGCCTCGCTCAATCCGCGCATGACGGTCGGCGATTCCATTGCCGAGGGGCCGCTGACGCATGGGCTGATCGGGCGCGGGCAGGCCAAGGAGTATGTCCGTCAGTGGTTGGCGGCGGTCGGGCTCGATCCGGCCTTCGCCGTCCGCTATCCGCATCAGTTCTCGGGCGGCCAGCGCCAGCGCGTCGCCATAGCCCGCGCGCTCGCGATGCAGCCGGACGTCGTGGTTTGCGACGAGCCGGTCGCCTCGCTCGACGTTTCCATCCAGGCGCAGATCATCAACCTGCTGATACGGCTCAGGCAGGAACTCGACCTGACGCTGATCTTCATCTCGCACGACCTCTCGGTCGTCCGCCATCTCTGCGACCGCGTCGCGATCATGTATCGCGGGAAGATCGTCGAGAGCGGCCCGGCCAGCGATGTCTACGACAACCCGCAGCACGATTATACGAAGAGGCTGTTGGCGGCTGTGCCGGTGCTGCCGGTGGCGTGA
- a CDS encoding ABC transporter permease, whose translation MLGHVAVRLAQALVVMLVMSVLVFVGVYAIGNPIDVLIGPDVSQELRLQTIAHYGLDRPLWEQYLTFLGRVLHGDFGRSFVFGMPVMDLILSRLPATLELTLAAVCGAALIGIPAGIYAGYRPDSVASKLIMTVSILGFSVPTFWIGLVLIMAFAVELQWLPAGGRGETVSIFGVEWSFLTLNGLSHLLLPALNLAFFKLALMTRLARAGTRETMLSDTVKFARAAGLSEWTVLRRHVLRLIAIPLVTVFGLEFGSTLAFAVVTETIFSWPGIGKLIIDSIQSLDRPVMVAYLMLVAFVFITINFLVDLAYVGLDPRLRKGGAR comes from the coding sequence ATGCTAGGCCATGTCGCCGTCCGCCTCGCCCAGGCGCTCGTCGTCATGCTCGTCATGTCGGTGTTGGTCTTCGTCGGCGTCTATGCGATCGGCAACCCGATCGATGTACTGATCGGCCCCGACGTCAGTCAGGAACTGCGCCTCCAGACCATCGCCCATTACGGGCTCGACCGGCCGCTCTGGGAACAGTACCTCACCTTCCTCGGCCGCGTGCTGCATGGCGATTTCGGCCGCTCCTTCGTTTTCGGCATGCCGGTGATGGATCTGATCCTGTCGCGCTTGCCGGCGACGCTGGAGCTGACGCTTGCCGCAGTCTGTGGCGCCGCGCTGATCGGCATACCCGCGGGAATCTATGCCGGCTACAGACCGGACAGCGTCGCCTCGAAGCTGATCATGACCGTCTCGATCCTCGGCTTCTCCGTGCCGACCTTCTGGATAGGCCTGGTGCTGATCATGGCTTTCGCGGTCGAGCTGCAATGGCTGCCTGCCGGGGGGCGCGGCGAGACCGTCTCGATCTTCGGCGTCGAATGGAGCTTCCTGACGCTGAATGGGCTCAGCCATTTGCTGCTGCCGGCGCTCAACCTTGCCTTCTTCAAGCTCGCCTTGATGACGCGCCTCGCCCGCGCCGGAACCCGCGAGACCATGCTCTCGGATACGGTGAAGTTCGCCCGCGCGGCCGGTCTCTCGGAATGGACGGTCCTGCGCCGTCATGTGCTCAGGCTGATCGCGATCCCGCTCGTCACAGTCTTCGGCCTCGAATTCGGCTCGACGCTCGCCTTCGCCGTCGTCACGGAGACGATCTTCTCCTGGCCCGGCATCGGCAAGCTCATCATCGACTCCATCCAGTCGCTCGACCGGCCGGTGATGGTCGCCTATCTCATGCTCGTCGCCTTCGTCTTCATCACCATCAACTTCCTCGTCGACCTCGCCTATGTCGGGCTCGATCCGCGGCTGCGGAAAGGAGGCGCGCGATGA
- the thiC gene encoding phosphomethylpyrimidine synthase ThiC, with amino-acid sequence MNAHTKTLKNSVKAAPQSVTTGPIIGSRKIYVAPPDHPEMRVPFREVMLTTDAEPPVRIYDPSGPFTETDARIDLNAGLAQPRRAWLDARGFQTVPGRTVTAADNGHISEAQLVPACPAARPILEAKPGQMTTQYEFAKAGIVTPEMIYVAHRENLGRAAMLEGARERHADGESFGASVPEFVTPEFVREEIARGRAIIPANINHPELEPMAIGRNFLVKINANIGNSAVTSGAAEEVEKLVWAIRWGADTVMDLSTGRNIHNIRSWILRNSPVPIGTVPIYQALEKVGGDPIKLDWEVFKDTLVEQAEQGVDYFTIHAGVRLPYVPLTASRVTGIVSRGGSIMARWCLAHHRESFLYERFDEICEIMRKYDVSFSLGDGLRPGSIADANDRAQFAELETLGELTKIAWDKGCQVMIEGPGHVPMHKIKENMDKQLRECGEAPFYTLGPLTTDIAPGYDHITSGIGAAMIGWYGCAMLCYVTPKEHLGLPDRDDVKTGVITYRIAAHAADLAKGHPAAKIRDDALSRARFDFRWEDQFNLALDPDTARAYHDETLPKDAHKVAHFCSMCGPKFCSMKITQDLRAEVLAMSDNERANLEAMAADGMAAKSKEFLDKGGSIYLPAAE; translated from the coding sequence ATGAATGCCCACACCAAAACCCTGAAGAACAGCGTCAAGGCCGCGCCGCAAAGTGTGACGACCGGCCCGATCATCGGTTCGCGCAAGATCTATGTCGCGCCGCCGGATCATCCGGAGATGCGCGTGCCCTTTCGCGAGGTCATGCTGACCACCGATGCCGAGCCGCCGGTGCGGATCTACGATCCCTCCGGCCCGTTCACCGAGACCGACGCCCGAATCGACCTGAATGCCGGCCTGGCCCAGCCGCGCCGCGCTTGGCTCGATGCGCGCGGCTTCCAGACCGTGCCCGGCCGCACAGTCACGGCCGCCGATAACGGCCATATCAGCGAGGCGCAGCTCGTTCCCGCCTGCCCGGCCGCGCGCCCGATCCTCGAGGCGAAGCCGGGCCAGATGACGACGCAATACGAGTTCGCGAAGGCCGGCATCGTCACGCCCGAGATGATCTATGTCGCCCATCGCGAGAATCTCGGCCGCGCCGCCATGCTGGAAGGTGCCAGGGAGCGCCATGCCGATGGCGAGAGCTTCGGCGCCTCGGTGCCGGAATTCGTCACGCCCGAATTCGTCCGCGAGGAGATCGCGCGCGGCCGCGCCATCATCCCGGCCAACATCAACCACCCCGAGCTGGAGCCGATGGCGATCGGCCGCAACTTCCTGGTCAAGATCAACGCCAATATCGGCAATTCCGCCGTGACCTCGGGCGCGGCCGAGGAGGTCGAGAAGCTGGTCTGGGCGATACGCTGGGGCGCCGACACCGTCATGGACCTGTCGACCGGCCGCAACATCCACAACATCCGCTCCTGGATCCTGCGCAATTCGCCGGTCCCCATCGGCACGGTGCCGATCTATCAGGCGCTGGAGAAGGTCGGCGGCGATCCGATCAAGCTCGATTGGGAGGTGTTCAAGGACACGCTGGTCGAGCAGGCCGAGCAGGGCGTCGACTACTTCACCATCCACGCCGGCGTGAGATTGCCCTATGTTCCGCTGACGGCATCCCGCGTCACCGGCATCGTCTCGCGCGGCGGCTCGATCATGGCGCGCTGGTGCCTGGCGCATCACCGCGAGAGCTTCCTCTACGAGCGTTTCGACGAGATCTGCGAGATCATGCGCAAATACGACGTCTCGTTCTCGCTCGGCGACGGATTGCGCCCCGGTTCGATCGCCGACGCCAACGACCGCGCCCAGTTCGCCGAGCTGGAGACGCTGGGCGAGCTCACCAAGATCGCCTGGGACAAGGGCTGTCAGGTCATGATCGAGGGCCCCGGCCACGTGCCGATGCACAAGATCAAGGAGAACATGGACAAGCAGCTCCGTGAATGCGGCGAGGCGCCCTTCTACACGCTGGGACCGCTGACCACCGATATCGCGCCGGGCTACGACCACATCACCTCCGGCATCGGCGCGGCGATGATCGGCTGGTATGGCTGCGCCATGCTCTGCTACGTCACGCCGAAGGAGCATCTCGGCCTGCCCGACCGCGACGACGTCAAGACCGGCGTCATCACCTATCGGATCGCGGCGCACGCCGCCGACCTCGCCAAGGGCCATCCGGCCGCGAAGATCAGGGACGATGCGCTCTCCCGCGCCCGCTTCGACTTCCGCTGGGAGGACCAGTTCAATCTCGCGCTTGATCCCGACACGGCGCGCGCCTACCACGACGAGACCTTGCCGAAGGACGCTCATAAGGTCGCGCATTTCTGCTCGATGTGCGGGCCGAAGTTCTGCTCGATGAAGATCACGCAGGACCTGCGCGCCGAGGTTCTGGCGATGAGCGACAATGAGCGCGCCAATCTCGAAGCGATGGCAGCAGACGGCATGGCCGCCAAGTCGAAGGAATTCCTCGACAAGGGCGGCAGCATCTATCTACCAGCGGCGGAATGA
- a CDS encoding hydroxyethylthiazole kinase — MSSENDSLDAAQVASILARVAKRRPRIHCLTNTVAQNVTANMLLAFGAVPSMAGHPDEVAAVAAGAGAILINLGTISPEGERAIPKLVGVARERGIPLVLDPVFVELSPLRLGLAEAILRLPGVTVRGNATEMAALDAVMRRADDFLRVTTGKVDRIEGDGRSFSIGHGHELMTKVTGLGCASSALVAACRAVEPDAAVAAAAALTAYGIAGEVAAERAAGPGSFAMLLIDALAGLDEATLAKRMGRDPTASA, encoded by the coding sequence ATGAGCAGCGAGAACGATAGTCTCGACGCGGCGCAGGTCGCGTCGATCCTCGCGCGGGTGGCCAAGCGCCGCCCGCGCATCCATTGCCTGACCAATACGGTGGCGCAGAACGTCACCGCCAACATGCTGCTCGCCTTCGGGGCCGTGCCCTCGATGGCCGGTCATCCCGACGAGGTCGCGGCCGTCGCCGCCGGGGCCGGCGCGATCCTGATCAATCTCGGCACGATCAGCCCGGAGGGCGAGCGCGCCATCCCAAAGCTCGTCGGTGTCGCGCGCGAACGCGGCATCCCTCTCGTGCTCGACCCCGTTTTCGTCGAGCTGTCGCCGCTCAGACTGGGTTTGGCCGAGGCGATCCTGCGCTTGCCGGGCGTCACCGTGCGTGGCAACGCCACGGAAATGGCGGCGCTCGATGCCGTCATGCGGCGGGCGGATGACTTCCTGCGCGTGACGACAGGCAAGGTCGACCGCATCGAGGGCGATGGGCGCAGCTTCTCGATCGGCCATGGCCATGAATTGATGACGAAAGTCACGGGGCTCGGCTGCGCATCGAGCGCGCTGGTCGCCGCCTGCCGGGCGGTCGAGCCGGATGCCGCCGTCGCGGCAGCCGCCGCGCTGACGGCTTATGGGATCGCGGGCGAAGTCGCCGCCGAACGCGCGGCTGGACCGGGCAGCTTCGCGATGCTTCTGATCGACGCTCTCGCCGGGCTCGACGAAGCGACATTGGCCAAGCGGATGGGCCGGGACCCTACTGCGTCGGCGTGA
- a CDS encoding ABC transporter permease, with product MKDASPAARFWAEFRESKAAVAALAVVVLMVGIAVLAPLVAPQDPYDLANLTLSDARRPPGYVGEGGYTHWLGTDAQGRDLLSAILYGLRISLQMGLVAGGLAFVLGVSLGIGAAYVGGRWEAFIMRVIDLQLAFPAILLALVLSALLGQGKMQLIAALAAAQYAYFARTAHGAASAERGKDYVEAVLSTPLPGWRVILRHIFPNCLPPLIVVATVQVANAIALEATLSFLGVGLPVTEPSLGMLIANGFQYMLSGRYWISIYPGIALIVLIVAINLVGDRIRDQVNPRLKR from the coding sequence ATGAAGGACGCGTCTCCCGCCGCCCGCTTCTGGGCCGAGTTCCGAGAGAGCAAGGCCGCGGTCGCGGCGCTCGCGGTGGTCGTGCTGATGGTCGGCATCGCCGTGCTGGCACCGCTCGTCGCGCCCCAGGACCCCTACGACCTCGCCAACCTCACCCTCTCCGATGCGCGCCGCCCGCCCGGCTATGTCGGCGAAGGCGGCTACACCCATTGGCTCGGCACGGATGCGCAGGGGCGCGACCTGCTTTCGGCGATCCTCTACGGCCTGCGCATCTCCCTGCAGATGGGGCTGGTCGCCGGCGGGCTCGCCTTCGTGCTCGGCGTATCGCTCGGTATCGGCGCGGCTTATGTCGGCGGGCGCTGGGAAGCCTTCATCATGCGCGTCATCGACCTGCAACTGGCCTTCCCGGCGATCCTGCTGGCGCTGGTGCTCTCCGCGCTGCTCGGTCAGGGCAAGATGCAACTCATCGCCGCGCTGGCCGCCGCGCAATACGCCTATTTCGCCCGAACGGCCCATGGCGCGGCCTCGGCCGAGCGCGGCAAGGATTATGTCGAAGCGGTGCTGTCGACGCCGCTGCCGGGCTGGCGCGTGATCCTGCGCCACATCTTCCCGAACTGCCTGCCACCGCTGATCGTCGTCGCGACCGTGCAGGTGGCCAATGCCATCGCGCTGGAGGCGACGCTGTCCTTCCTCGGCGTCGGCCTGCCGGTGACGGAGCCCTCGCTCGGCATGCTCATCGCGAACGGCTTCCAGTACATGCTGTCCGGTCGCTACTGGATCTCGATCTATCCCGGCATCGCCCTGATCGTCCTGATCGTCGCCATCAATCTCGTCGGTGACCGCATCCGCGACCAGGTCAATCCGAGGCTGAAGCGATGA